From a single Kitasatospora sp. NBC_00458 genomic region:
- a CDS encoding DsbA family protein, translating into MSEKNREGKRTARERMLAERAEDEARGRRKKKLIVGGVALAVIAAAVVTGVVVQNERSKPETPTAAPAGTIGDKNLVIPVGAPDAPSTLTVYEDPRCPACAIFEKEFAETIDQLEDQGKIVGNYHIVSFIDRAVGGKGSKYGANALGCAQDAGKFRAYHDVLYRNQPQETDDAFGKTSTLIELAKQVPGLDTPEFEACVNDNKYGGWVSAVQQDFDKSSYKSTPTVLLNGQPIYPKSGNEEITPANLTKWVDAANQGKQPGTASAPAPTATPTAG; encoded by the coding sequence ATGAGCGAGAAGAACCGAGAAGGCAAGCGCACCGCCCGCGAGCGGATGCTGGCGGAACGCGCGGAGGACGAGGCCCGCGGCCGGCGCAAGAAGAAGCTGATCGTCGGCGGGGTCGCGCTCGCGGTGATCGCCGCCGCCGTGGTCACCGGCGTGGTGGTGCAGAACGAACGGTCCAAGCCCGAGACCCCCACCGCGGCCCCGGCCGGCACCATCGGCGACAAGAACCTGGTCATCCCGGTCGGCGCGCCCGACGCGCCGTCCACGCTCACCGTCTACGAGGACCCGCGCTGCCCGGCCTGCGCGATCTTCGAGAAGGAGTTCGCCGAGACCATCGACCAGCTGGAGGACCAGGGCAAGATCGTCGGGAACTACCACATCGTCTCGTTCATCGACCGGGCGGTGGGCGGCAAGGGCTCCAAGTACGGGGCCAACGCCCTCGGCTGCGCCCAGGACGCCGGGAAGTTCCGCGCCTACCACGACGTGCTCTACCGCAACCAGCCGCAGGAGACCGACGACGCCTTCGGCAAGACCTCCACGCTGATCGAGCTGGCCAAGCAGGTGCCCGGGCTCGACACGCCGGAGTTCGAGGCCTGCGTCAACGACAACAAGTACGGCGGATGGGTGTCGGCGGTCCAGCAGGACTTCGACAAGTCCAGCTACAAGTCCACGCCGACGGTGCTGCTCAACGGGCAGCCGATCTACCCCAAGTCCGGCAACGAGGAGATCACCCCGGCCAACCTCACCAAGTGGGTGGACGCCGCCAACCAGGGCAAGCAGCCGGGCACCGCGAGCGCGCCGGCTCCCACCGCCACCCCGACCGCGGGCTGA
- the lgt gene encoding prolipoprotein diacylglyceryl transferase, with protein MDIAYIPSPSRGVLEIGPVPLRAYAFCIILGVVVAVWLGSKRWVARGGGKHTVGDIAVWAVPFGLVGGRLYHVITDHQLYFGEGKNPWNAFKIWEGGLGIWGAIALGAVGAWIGARRRGVPLPAYADAIAPGIALAQALGRWGNWFNQELYGRETTLPWGLEIKRTLPTGETVTGIYHPTFLYESLWCVGVAALVIWADRRFSLGHGRAFALYVAAYTVGRFWVEWLRIDDAHMILGLRLNDWVAIAVFLGAVAYFVVVGRTRPGREDPASIDPKAPDSAAATAAAESADAAEGPGTASGGKGGGPADRLAERLDKLDRLGKDAKNPA; from the coding sequence ATGGATATCGCCTACATTCCCAGCCCGTCGCGGGGCGTCCTGGAAATCGGACCCGTCCCGCTGCGCGCCTACGCCTTCTGCATCATCCTCGGTGTCGTCGTGGCCGTCTGGCTCGGCAGCAAGCGCTGGGTCGCCCGCGGTGGTGGCAAGCACACGGTCGGCGACATCGCCGTCTGGGCTGTGCCGTTCGGCCTGGTCGGCGGCCGGCTCTACCACGTGATCACCGACCACCAGCTGTACTTCGGCGAGGGTAAGAACCCCTGGAACGCCTTCAAGATCTGGGAGGGCGGCCTCGGGATCTGGGGCGCGATCGCGCTCGGCGCGGTCGGCGCCTGGATCGGAGCCCGCCGCCGGGGCGTGCCGCTGCCCGCCTACGCCGACGCGATCGCGCCCGGCATCGCGCTGGCCCAGGCGCTCGGGCGCTGGGGCAACTGGTTCAACCAGGAGCTGTACGGCCGCGAGACCACGCTGCCGTGGGGCCTGGAGATCAAGCGGACGCTGCCCACCGGTGAGACCGTCACCGGGATCTACCACCCGACCTTCCTCTACGAGTCGCTCTGGTGCGTCGGGGTCGCGGCACTGGTGATCTGGGCGGACCGCCGGTTCAGCCTCGGCCACGGCCGGGCCTTCGCGCTGTACGTGGCCGCGTACACGGTGGGCCGGTTCTGGGTCGAGTGGCTGCGGATCGACGACGCGCACATGATCCTGGGCCTGCGGCTCAACGACTGGGTGGCGATCGCGGTCTTCCTCGGCGCCGTCGCCTACTTCGTGGTCGTCGGGAGGACCCGGCCCGGCCGGGAGGACCCGGCGAGCATCGACCCGAAGGCGCCCGACTCGGCGGCCGCGACGGCCGCGGCGGAGTCCGCGGACGCGGCCGAGGGGCCTGGCACGGCGTCCGGCGGCAAGGGCGGCGGCCCCGCCGACCGCCTCGCCGAGAGGCTCGACAAGCTCGACCGGCTGGGGAAGGACGCCAAGAACCCCGCCTGA
- a CDS encoding VIT1/CCC1 transporter family protein, whose translation MPAAGHHRDVNGGWLRPAVFGAMDGLVSNVALMTGVVGGAVSSGTVVLTGLAGLAAGACSMAAGEYTSVASQRELVQAEIEAERLELRRNPHGELAELAQLYVERGVDPALAREVARQLSVDPDRTLEIHAREELGVDPDDLPSPWVAAGSSFVCFAVGALLPLLPYLLGATSLLPALLLSAAGLFACGAVVSRVTARSWWFSGLRQLVLGGAAAGVTYLLGWLIGAQVG comes from the coding sequence ATCCCCGCCGCGGGGCACCACCGCGACGTGAACGGCGGCTGGCTGCGGCCGGCCGTGTTCGGTGCGATGGACGGGCTGGTCTCCAACGTCGCCCTGATGACCGGTGTCGTCGGCGGCGCCGTCTCCAGCGGCACGGTGGTGCTCACCGGCCTGGCCGGGCTGGCGGCCGGCGCCTGCTCGATGGCGGCGGGGGAGTACACCTCGGTCGCCTCCCAGCGGGAGCTGGTGCAGGCCGAGATCGAGGCGGAGCGGCTGGAGCTGCGCCGCAACCCGCACGGCGAGCTGGCCGAGCTGGCGCAGCTGTACGTCGAGCGCGGGGTCGACCCGGCGCTGGCCCGCGAGGTGGCCCGGCAGCTCTCCGTCGACCCGGACCGGACGCTGGAGATACACGCCCGGGAGGAGCTCGGCGTCGACCCGGACGACCTGCCCTCGCCGTGGGTGGCGGCCGGGTCCTCGTTCGTCTGCTTCGCGGTCGGCGCGCTGCTGCCGCTGCTGCCCTACCTGCTGGGTGCGACCTCGCTGCTGCCGGCCCTGCTGCTCTCGGCGGCGGGACTGTTCGCCTGCGGGGCGGTGGTGTCGCGGGTGACGGCGCGCAGCTGGTGGTTCAGCGGGCTGCGGCAGCTGGTGCTGGGTGGGGCGGCGGCCGGGGTGACGTACCTGCTGGGGTGGCTGATCGGCGCGCAGGTCGGCTAG
- a CDS encoding MauE/DoxX family redox-associated membrane protein, with the protein MTVFPEGVVRMAGPVTEWIGTAARLGLAVVWGWAGLAKVADPAEAAQAVRAYEILPEALVKPVGHALPFLELALALLLVIGLATRLVAAVSAVLLLAFIGGIASAWARGISIDCGCFGGGGAVDASQTEYLQEILRDTGFLLLAGWLVWRPRTKFSVDGWLAS; encoded by the coding sequence GTGACGGTGTTTCCCGAGGGGGTTGTCCGGATGGCCGGGCCGGTGACGGAGTGGATCGGCACGGCCGCCCGACTGGGCCTCGCCGTGGTGTGGGGCTGGGCCGGGCTGGCCAAGGTCGCCGACCCGGCCGAGGCCGCGCAGGCGGTGCGCGCGTACGAGATCCTGCCCGAGGCCCTGGTCAAGCCGGTCGGCCACGCGCTGCCCTTCCTGGAGCTGGCGCTCGCGCTGCTGCTGGTCATCGGCCTTGCCACGCGGCTGGTCGCGGCGGTCTCCGCGGTGCTCCTGCTCGCCTTCATCGGCGGGATCGCCTCCGCGTGGGCGCGCGGCATCTCCATCGACTGCGGCTGCTTCGGCGGCGGCGGGGCGGTGGACGCCTCGCAGACCGAGTACCTCCAGGAGATCCTGCGCGACACCGGGTTCCTGCTGCTGGCCGGGTGGCTGGTCTGGCGTCCCCGCACCAAGTTCTCGGTGGACGGCTGGCTCGCGAGCTGA
- the trpA gene encoding tryptophan synthase subunit alpha: protein MASKLSGILAAAKAEGRAALVGYLPAGFPTVDGGVRATRALIEGGCDVVEIGLPHSDPVLDGPTIQTADDIALRGGVRIKDVLRTVQEVASAHPEAAVLVMTYWNPVDRYGAARFAADLAAAGGVGCILPDLPVEESGEWRKAAEEHGLDTVFVVAPSSQDKRLAEVTAAGSGFVYAAAVMGVTGSRAQVGDLAEDLVARTRATIDLPVCVGLGVSTGEQAAQVASFADGVIVGSAFVQRILDADGDEQAALAAVRALAGELAEGVRRR from the coding sequence ATGGCTTCGAAGCTCAGTGGCATCCTGGCCGCCGCCAAGGCGGAGGGCCGCGCGGCGCTGGTCGGCTACCTGCCGGCCGGCTTCCCGACGGTGGACGGCGGCGTGCGGGCGACCAGGGCGCTGATCGAGGGCGGCTGCGACGTCGTCGAGATCGGCCTGCCGCACTCCGACCCGGTGCTGGACGGCCCGACCATCCAGACCGCCGACGACATCGCGCTGCGCGGCGGCGTCCGGATCAAGGACGTGCTGCGGACCGTGCAGGAGGTGGCCTCCGCGCACCCGGAGGCCGCGGTGCTGGTCATGACCTACTGGAACCCGGTCGACCGGTACGGGGCGGCCCGGTTCGCCGCCGACCTGGCCGCGGCCGGCGGGGTCGGCTGCATCCTGCCGGACCTCCCGGTGGAGGAGTCCGGGGAGTGGCGCAAGGCGGCCGAGGAGCACGGTCTGGACACCGTGTTCGTGGTCGCGCCGAGCAGCCAGGACAAGCGGCTGGCCGAGGTCACGGCGGCCGGCAGCGGCTTCGTGTACGCGGCCGCGGTGATGGGCGTGACCGGCAGCCGGGCGCAGGTCGGCGACCTGGCCGAGGACCTGGTCGCCCGGACCAGGGCCACCATCGACCTGCCGGTCTGCGTCGGCCTCGGCGTGTCGACCGGTGAGCAGGCCGCGCAGGTGGCCTCGTTCGCGGACGGCGTGATCGTCGGCTCGGCCTTCGTGCAGCGGATCCTGGACGCCGACGGGGACGAGCAGGCCGCCCTGGCCGCCGTGCGCGCCCTGGCCGGCGAGCTGGCGGAGGGCGTCCGCCGGCGCTGA
- the gltB gene encoding glutamate synthase large subunit, with the protein MYDPRNEHDACGVGFVATLTGIADHTVVEQALTVLRNLEHRGATGAEPDSGDGAGILTQVPDAFLRAKVSFELPAAGSYAVGIAFLPDEDAADTAAVAQIEAIAAEEGLTVLGWRDVPVTPDLLGATARSVMPRFRQLFLSKDGAEGITLDRLAFVVRKRSEREAGVYFPSLSARTVVYKGMLTTGQLEPFFPDLSDRLYASALGLVHSRFSTNTFPSWPLAHPYRFVAHNGEINTVKGNRNWMTARESQLATDLIPANSKGQGLSRIFPICTPDHSDSASFDEVLELLHLGGRSLPHSVLMMIPEAWENHATMEPARRAFYQYHSNLMEPWDGPACVTFTDGTQIGAVLDRNGLRPARYWITEDGLVVLSSEVGVLDIDQEKVARKGRLQPGKMFLVDTAEHRIVEDEEIKSALAAEHPYAEWVEAGQIQLAKLPEREHIAHTHASVTRRQQTFGYTEEELRVILAPMARTGGEALGSMGTDSPIAALSEKPRLLFDYFVQLFAQVTNPPLDAIREELVTSLLSNLGPEGNLLAAEAAACRSVGITFPVIDNDELAKLVHINADGDQPGLKAVTLSGLYKVSSGGEGLSARLTAIAAEADAAIADGARIIVLSDRHSDAEHAPIPSLLLTSAIHHHLIRTKQRTQVSLLVEAGDVREVHHVALLVGYGAGAVNPYLAMESVEDLVAQGVFIEGVEAEKAIKNLIKALGKGVLKVMSKMGISTVASYRGAQVFEAIGLSQQLVDGYFAGTTTKLGGIGLDEIARETAARHAKAYPASGIAAAHRALDIGGEYQWRREGEPHLFDPDTVFRLQHSTRNRRYDIFKQYTDRVNEQSERLMTLRGLFRLDGLGRTPVPVDEVEPVSEIVKRFSTGAMSYGSISREAHETLAIAMNRLGAKSNTGEGGEDPDRLYDPERRSAIKQVASGRFGVTSEYLVNADDIQIKMAQGAKPGEGGQLPGHKVYPWVAKTRHSTPGVGLISPPPHHDIYSIEDLAQLIHDLKNANPAARIHVKLVSEVGVGTVAAGVSKAHADVVLVSGHDGGTGASPLTSLKHAGGPWELGLAETQQTLLLNGLRDRIVVQTDGQLKTGRDVVIAALLGAEEFGFATAPLVVSGCIMMRVCHLDTCPVGVATQNPVLRERFSGKPEFVVNFFEFIAEEVREILAELGFRTIEEAVGHAEHINAQAAVEHWKAAGLDLTPLFHVPALPEGASLHRTTTQDHALDKALDNQLIGLAQDALEHGEAVRIQLPIRNVNRTVGTMLGHQVTKRYRGEGLPEGTIDVTFTGSAGQSFGAFVPRGITLRLEGDANDYVGKGLSGGVIVVRPARDAAAIGNDAQNHVIAGNTIGYGATSGRIHLRGKAGERFAVRNSGATLVVEGVGDHGLEYMTGGRVVVLGETGRNLAAGMSGGIAYVLDLRPANVNDGMVGIEAPTAADRDWLRETVQQHYEETGSTVAAELLADWGGGVSRFSKIMPTDYKAVLAAKDAAERDGLSEAETTRKMMEAAHG; encoded by the coding sequence CTGTACGACCCGCGAAACGAGCACGACGCCTGTGGCGTCGGTTTCGTCGCCACGCTGACCGGCATCGCCGACCACACCGTCGTCGAGCAGGCACTGACCGTCCTGCGCAACCTGGAGCACCGCGGCGCCACCGGCGCCGAGCCGGACTCCGGCGACGGCGCGGGCATCCTCACCCAGGTCCCGGACGCCTTCCTGCGCGCCAAGGTCTCCTTCGAGCTCCCGGCCGCCGGCTCCTACGCGGTCGGCATCGCCTTCCTGCCCGACGAGGACGCCGCCGACACGGCCGCCGTCGCGCAGATCGAGGCCATCGCGGCCGAGGAGGGCCTGACCGTCCTCGGCTGGCGCGACGTCCCGGTCACCCCGGACCTGCTGGGCGCCACCGCCCGCAGCGTGATGCCGCGCTTCCGCCAGCTCTTCCTGAGCAAGGACGGCGCCGAGGGCATCACCCTGGACCGGCTCGCCTTCGTCGTCCGCAAGCGCTCCGAGCGCGAGGCCGGTGTCTACTTCCCGTCGCTCTCCGCGCGCACCGTCGTCTACAAGGGCATGCTGACCACCGGCCAGCTGGAGCCCTTCTTCCCCGACCTGTCGGACCGGCTCTACGCCTCCGCGCTCGGCCTGGTGCACTCCCGGTTCTCGACCAACACCTTCCCGAGCTGGCCGCTCGCCCACCCGTACCGGTTCGTCGCGCACAACGGCGAGATCAACACGGTCAAGGGCAACCGGAACTGGATGACCGCCCGGGAGTCCCAGCTCGCCACCGACCTGATCCCCGCCAACAGCAAGGGCCAGGGCCTGAGCCGGATCTTCCCGATCTGCACCCCTGACCACTCCGACTCGGCCTCCTTCGACGAGGTCCTGGAGCTGCTCCACCTCGGCGGCCGCTCGCTGCCGCACTCGGTGCTGATGATGATCCCGGAGGCGTGGGAGAACCACGCCACCATGGAGCCCGCCCGCCGCGCCTTCTACCAGTACCACTCCAACCTGATGGAGCCCTGGGACGGCCCGGCCTGCGTCACCTTCACCGACGGCACCCAGATCGGCGCCGTCCTCGACCGCAACGGCCTCCGCCCGGCCCGGTACTGGATCACCGAGGACGGCCTGGTCGTCCTCTCCTCCGAGGTCGGTGTGCTCGACATCGACCAGGAGAAGGTCGCCAGGAAGGGCCGCCTGCAGCCCGGCAAGATGTTCCTCGTCGACACCGCCGAGCACCGCATCGTCGAGGACGAGGAGATCAAGTCGGCGCTGGCCGCCGAGCACCCCTACGCGGAGTGGGTCGAGGCCGGCCAGATCCAGCTCGCCAAGCTCCCGGAGCGCGAGCACATCGCGCACACCCACGCCTCCGTCACCCGCCGCCAGCAGACCTTCGGCTACACCGAGGAGGAGCTGCGCGTCATCCTCGCGCCGATGGCCAGGACCGGCGGCGAGGCGCTCGGCTCGATGGGCACCGACTCGCCGATCGCCGCGCTCAGCGAGAAGCCGCGCCTGCTGTTCGACTACTTCGTGCAGCTCTTCGCGCAGGTCACCAACCCGCCGCTGGACGCCATCCGCGAGGAACTGGTCACCTCCCTGCTCTCCAACCTCGGCCCCGAGGGCAACCTGCTGGCCGCCGAGGCCGCCGCCTGCCGGTCCGTCGGCATCACCTTCCCGGTGATCGACAACGACGAGCTGGCCAAGCTCGTCCACATCAACGCCGACGGCGACCAGCCCGGCCTGAAGGCCGTCACGCTGTCCGGCCTGTACAAGGTCTCCAGCGGCGGCGAGGGCCTCTCCGCCCGGCTCACCGCGATCGCCGCCGAGGCCGACGCGGCGATCGCCGACGGCGCCCGGATCATCGTGCTCTCCGACCGGCACTCCGACGCCGAGCACGCCCCGATCCCCTCGCTGCTGCTCACCTCCGCCATCCACCACCACCTGATCCGCACCAAGCAGCGCACCCAGGTGTCGCTGCTGGTCGAGGCCGGTGACGTCCGCGAGGTGCACCACGTCGCGCTGCTGGTGGGCTACGGCGCCGGCGCGGTCAACCCGTACCTGGCCATGGAGTCCGTCGAGGACCTCGTCGCCCAGGGCGTCTTCATCGAGGGCGTCGAGGCCGAGAAGGCCATCAAGAACCTGATCAAGGCGCTCGGCAAGGGCGTCCTGAAGGTGATGTCCAAGATGGGCATCTCCACCGTCGCCTCCTACCGCGGCGCGCAGGTGTTCGAGGCGATCGGCCTCTCCCAGCAGCTGGTGGACGGCTACTTCGCCGGCACCACCACCAAGCTCGGCGGCATCGGCCTGGACGAGATCGCCCGCGAGACCGCCGCCCGGCACGCCAAGGCCTACCCCGCCTCCGGCATCGCCGCCGCGCACCGCGCGCTGGACATCGGCGGCGAGTACCAGTGGCGCCGCGAGGGCGAGCCGCACCTGTTCGACCCGGACACCGTCTTCCGGCTCCAGCACTCCACCCGCAACCGCCGGTACGACATCTTCAAGCAGTACACGGACCGGGTGAACGAGCAGTCCGAGCGGCTGATGACGCTGCGCGGCCTGTTCCGGCTGGACGGCCTCGGCCGCACCCCGGTCCCCGTCGACGAGGTCGAGCCGGTCTCCGAGATCGTCAAGCGCTTCTCCACCGGCGCCATGTCGTACGGCTCGATCTCCCGCGAGGCGCACGAGACCCTCGCCATCGCGATGAACCGCCTCGGCGCCAAGTCCAACACCGGTGAGGGCGGCGAGGACCCGGACCGCCTGTACGACCCGGAGCGCCGCTCGGCGATCAAGCAGGTCGCCTCCGGCCGGTTCGGCGTCACCTCCGAGTACCTGGTCAACGCGGACGACATCCAGATCAAGATGGCCCAGGGCGCCAAGCCCGGCGAGGGCGGCCAGCTGCCCGGCCACAAGGTCTACCCGTGGGTCGCCAAGACCCGGCACTCCACCCCGGGCGTCGGTCTGATCTCCCCGCCGCCGCACCACGACATCTACTCGATCGAGGACCTGGCGCAGCTGATCCACGACCTCAAGAACGCCAACCCGGCGGCCCGCATCCACGTGAAGCTGGTCTCCGAGGTCGGCGTCGGCACGGTCGCGGCCGGCGTGTCCAAGGCGCACGCCGACGTCGTCCTGGTCTCCGGGCACGACGGCGGCACCGGCGCCTCGCCGCTCACCTCGCTGAAGCACGCCGGCGGCCCCTGGGAGCTCGGCCTCGCCGAGACCCAGCAGACCCTGCTGCTCAACGGCCTGCGCGACCGCATCGTCGTCCAGACCGACGGCCAGCTGAAGACCGGCCGCGACGTGGTCATCGCCGCGCTGCTCGGCGCCGAGGAGTTCGGCTTCGCGACCGCCCCGCTGGTCGTCTCCGGCTGCATCATGATGCGGGTCTGCCACCTGGACACCTGCCCGGTCGGCGTCGCCACCCAGAACCCGGTGCTCCGCGAGCGGTTCTCCGGCAAGCCCGAGTTCGTGGTCAACTTCTTCGAGTTCATCGCCGAGGAGGTCCGGGAGATCCTGGCCGAGCTGGGCTTCCGCACCATCGAGGAGGCCGTCGGCCACGCCGAGCACATCAACGCGCAGGCCGCCGTCGAGCACTGGAAGGCCGCCGGGCTCGACCTGACCCCGCTGTTCCACGTCCCCGCGCTGCCCGAGGGCGCCTCGCTGCACCGCACCACCACGCAGGACCACGCGCTCGACAAGGCGCTCGACAACCAGCTGATCGGCCTGGCGCAGGACGCCCTGGAGCACGGCGAGGCCGTCCGCATCCAGCTGCCGATCCGCAACGTCAACCGGACCGTCGGCACCATGCTCGGCCACCAGGTGACCAAGCGGTACCGCGGCGAGGGCCTGCCGGAGGGGACCATCGACGTCACCTTCACCGGCTCGGCCGGCCAGTCCTTCGGCGCCTTCGTGCCGCGCGGCATCACGCTCCGGCTGGAGGGCGACGCCAACGACTACGTCGGCAAGGGCCTGTCCGGCGGCGTGATCGTGGTCCGCCCGGCCCGCGACGCCGCCGCCATCGGCAACGACGCGCAGAACCACGTCATCGCCGGCAACACCATCGGCTACGGCGCCACCAGCGGCCGGATCCACCTGCGCGGCAAGGCCGGCGAGCGGTTCGCCGTCCGCAACTCGGGCGCCACCCTGGTCGTCGAGGGCGTGGGCGACCACGGCCTGGAGTACATGACGGGCGGCCGGGTCGTCGTCCTCGGCGAGACCGGGCGCAACCTCGCGGCCGGCATGTCCGGCGGCATCGCGTACGTGCTCGACCTGCGGCCGGCCAACGTCAACGACGGCATGGTGGGCATCGAGGCCCCGACCGCCGCCGACCGCGACTGGCTGCGCGAGACCGTGCAGCAGCACTACGAGGAGACCGGCTCCACCGTCGCCGCCGAGCTCCTGGCGGACTGGGGCGGCGGCGTCTCCCGCTTCTCCAAGATCATGCCGACCGACTACAAGGCAGTGCTCGCCGCCAAGGACGCCGCTGAGCGCGATGGCCTCTCCGAGGCCGAGACCACTCGCAAGATGATGGAGGCGGCACATGGCTGA